In Actinomyces sp. zg-332, the following proteins share a genomic window:
- the glmU gene encoding bifunctional UDP-N-acetylglucosamine diphosphorylase/glucosamine-1-phosphate N-acetyltransferase GlmU, whose translation MSNNLLAVVVLAAGQGTRMKSKLPKVLHKMCGKTMLGFALENAKKVDPKYTITVVRHEREQIVSYLENEYPDVKIVDQDEIPGTGRAVECAIESIKEEKGTVIVTCADVPMLEFDTIQNLVKYHESNEALVTVLTTELENPTGYGRIVTQDSTFKEIVEEKDACQNIKKIKQINGGIYAFEISFLKETIKTLDRNNSQNEIYLTDLVKKAYEKGNKAFTYNISDYEQIQGCNDRVQLADLRSKMNKRICETWMREGVTIFDPNTTWIDAEVTIESDVTIMPNTILEGTTHISEGTIIGPDTNLKNVKVGKNAKVERTQGSDSTLGDETNIGPFAYIRPGTNLGNNGKIGGFVETKNSTIGQGSKVPHLSYVGDATIGKFTNIGAASIFVNYDGVEKHQTTIGDYCRLGSDNMYVAPVLVGDGVYTGAGTVVRKDIPSGALSVNDTDQRIIEGWVEKKRPGTPAAQAVKNKNNKNNQH comes from the coding sequence ATGTCTAACAATCTACTAGCAGTAGTAGTACTAGCCGCCGGTCAAGGCACACGAATGAAATCTAAGCTACCGAAAGTTCTACACAAAATGTGCGGAAAAACAATGCTTGGATTTGCTTTAGAAAACGCTAAAAAAGTTGACCCTAAATATACAATTACCGTAGTAAGACATGAAAGAGAACAAATAGTCTCTTACCTAGAAAATGAATATCCAGATGTCAAAATAGTTGACCAAGATGAAATACCTGGTACAGGTAGAGCGGTCGAATGTGCTATAGAATCAATAAAAGAAGAAAAAGGAACAGTTATAGTCACTTGTGCTGATGTTCCAATGCTAGAATTCGACACAATACAAAACTTAGTAAAATATCATGAAAGCAACGAAGCTTTAGTTACAGTCCTAACAACTGAACTAGAAAATCCAACAGGATATGGAAGAATAGTCACACAAGACTCAACGTTCAAAGAAATAGTTGAAGAAAAAGACGCTTGTCAAAATATTAAGAAAATAAAACAAATCAACGGTGGAATCTACGCATTCGAAATATCTTTCCTAAAAGAAACAATAAAAACTTTAGATCGTAACAATTCACAAAACGAAATTTACCTAACAGATTTAGTGAAAAAAGCTTACGAAAAAGGAAACAAAGCTTTTACATACAACATTTCAGACTACGAACAAATACAAGGATGTAACGATAGAGTACAACTTGCTGATTTGCGTTCAAAAATGAACAAAAGAATATGTGAAACATGGATGCGTGAGGGTGTAACAATATTTGACCCAAATACAACTTGGATTGATGCAGAAGTTACAATCGAATCAGACGTAACTATTATGCCTAACACAATCCTAGAAGGAACCACACACATTTCAGAAGGAACAATAATCGGTCCTGATACAAACTTAAAAAATGTAAAAGTTGGTAAAAATGCCAAAGTCGAAAGAACACAAGGCAGTGACTCAACACTAGGCGATGAAACAAATATAGGACCATTTGCCTATATAAGACCAGGAACCAACTTAGGGAATAACGGTAAAATTGGTGGATTTGTGGAAACCAAGAACTCAACTATTGGGCAAGGATCAAAAGTTCCACATCTATCCTATGTAGGGGATGCAACTATAGGAAAGTTCACAAACATAGGAGCTGCATCAATTTTCGTAAACTATGACGGTGTTGAAAAACACCAAACAACTATTGGAGACTACTGTCGTCTAGGATCTGACAACATGTATGTTGCTCCAGTATTAGTAGGTGACGGAGTATACACAGGAGCAGGAACTGTAGTTAGAAAAGATATTCCTTCAGGAGCCCTTAGTGTAAACGACACCGACCAAAGAATAATTGAGGGATGGGTAGAAAAGAAACGACCAGGCACACCGGCTGCACAAGCTGTAAAAAATAAGAACAACAAAAATAACCAACACTAA
- a CDS encoding ribose-phosphate diphosphokinase, whose amino-acid sequence MTGLTSAGEKRLVVVTGRSHPKLAEDVVKELGIDLIQTTAYDFANGEIYVRFTESVRGSDVFVLQSHTDPINKWLVEQLLMVDALKRASAKRITVVMPFYPYARQDKKHRGREPISARLIADLFKTAGADRLMSIDLHTSQEQGFFDGPVDHLWAMPVLIDYVKTRVDLDKVAVVSPDAGRIRVAEKWANKLGGCPLAFVHKTRDINSPNKAVANRIVGDVKGRQCVLVDDMIDTGGTIAQASKILLDNGASEVIIATTHGILSEPAVERLSTCGAKEVIVTDTLPIVESKRFDNLTILSIAPLLATAIHEVFEDGSVTGLFGE is encoded by the coding sequence ATGACCGGATTAACCTCCGCCGGCGAAAAACGTCTTGTAGTAGTAACAGGACGATCCCATCCAAAATTAGCTGAGGATGTTGTAAAAGAACTAGGAATAGATCTTATCCAAACAACAGCATACGATTTTGCAAACGGTGAAATCTATGTTAGATTCACAGAAAGCGTACGTGGTAGTGACGTATTCGTACTACAGTCACACACAGACCCAATTAACAAATGGCTAGTTGAACAACTACTAATGGTAGACGCACTAAAACGCGCCTCAGCTAAGAGAATCACAGTAGTAATGCCATTTTATCCATACGCTCGTCAAGACAAAAAGCACAGAGGTCGTGAACCAATATCAGCACGCCTAATAGCTGATTTATTCAAAACAGCAGGCGCTGATCGCCTAATGTCAATCGACCTACACACATCACAAGAACAAGGTTTCTTTGATGGACCAGTTGACCACCTATGGGCAATGCCAGTTCTGATTGACTATGTAAAAACACGAGTAGACCTTGATAAGGTAGCAGTTGTCTCACCAGACGCTGGTCGTATCCGTGTAGCTGAAAAATGGGCAAATAAGCTAGGAGGTTGCCCTCTAGCTTTCGTTCACAAGACACGCGACATAAACTCACCTAATAAAGCTGTTGCTAACCGTATCGTAGGTGATGTAAAGGGACGTCAATGTGTATTGGTAGATGATATGATCGACACTGGTGGCACTATTGCTCAAGCTTCAAAAATTTTGTTAGACAATGGAGCCTCAGAAGTAATTATTGCTACAACACATGGCATATTGTCAGAACCAGCAGTTGAACGCCTAAGCACTTGTGGAGCTAAAGAAGTCATCGTAACAGATACACTTCCAATTGTTGAATCAAAGCGTTTTGACAATCTAACTATCCTATCTATTGCACCTCTACTAGCAACAGCAATCCATGAAGTGTTTGAAGATGGATCAGTTACAGGACTGTTCGGTGAATAA
- a CDS encoding 50S ribosomal protein L25, protein MAEKLVVRLREEFGKGFARRARVNGEVPGVVYGKGEETLHVLLPGHEIFLIVKDNRKAEVVLELDGKEINAKIQEVQVHPVRRDILHVDFVRI, encoded by the coding sequence ATGGCTGAAAAGCTAGTAGTAAGACTACGTGAAGAATTTGGTAAAGGATTTGCACGTCGTGCACGCGTAAACGGTGAAGTTCCAGGTGTAGTTTACGGTAAAGGTGAAGAAACCCTACACGTTCTATTGCCAGGACACGAAATTTTCCTAATTGTAAAGGATAACCGTAAAGCTGAAGTAGTCCTAGAACTAGATGGAAAAGAAATTAACGCAAAGATTCAAGAAGTACAGGTACATCCAGTACGTCGCGATATTCTACACGTTGACTTCGTACGTATCTAA
- the pth gene encoding aminoacyl-tRNA hydrolase: MNTYVVVGLGNPGEKYANTLHNIGYMVVDEIAKRHNVTFKQHKTSNLVAQLQLGYGIDSPKVILVKPCSYMNESGRPVNEILKFFKLNQTNLVVVQDELDINRFSLKMKIGGGEGGHNGLKSISQHIGSKNYIRVRYGIGRPPGRMPVADYVLSNFHKKDEDMKQVCIVECADAVEEIITLGFDKAQSRLHTLQNQR, translated from the coding sequence ATGAACACTTATGTTGTTGTAGGATTAGGTAACCCTGGAGAAAAATACGCAAACACTTTGCACAACATAGGCTATATGGTAGTTGATGAAATTGCTAAACGACATAACGTGACATTTAAACAACATAAAACATCTAACTTAGTTGCGCAGTTACAATTAGGTTACGGAATAGATTCCCCGAAAGTAATACTAGTAAAACCTTGCTCATATATGAACGAGTCTGGCAGACCTGTAAATGAGATACTAAAATTCTTCAAACTGAATCAAACTAATTTAGTTGTAGTCCAAGATGAACTAGATATAAATCGTTTTAGCTTAAAAATGAAAATCGGAGGAGGAGAAGGTGGCCATAATGGTCTAAAATCCATCTCCCAACACATTGGAAGCAAAAACTACATAAGAGTTAGATATGGTATAGGTCGCCCGCCAGGACGCATGCCTGTAGCTGACTATGTTTTATCCAACTTTCATAAAAAAGACGAAGACATGAAACAAGTATGTATCGTTGAATGTGCTGACGCTGTAGAAGAAATAATTACCTTAGGATTTGACAAAGCGCAATCAAGACTACATACTCTTCAAAATCAAAGATAA
- the mfd gene encoding transcription-repair coupling factor — translation MKDKSTKRTIKLRDKEQTVTNNSPALKNYLEELVKSEKIQEIIQESKTLNNVNISTNKNIVPPILAILSKYSQQIKTKKPRQIVAVIPDSKNAQIVAEYLKSFTQNVAYLPAWETLPHERLSPRIDTMSIRNKVLSNLVINSQNLAENQGESLENPIQILVTSARAFVQPIIINEKRFEKINLSLNQEIDFEYLQANLTNIGYTRAEVVSTRGEYAVHGGIIDIFIPTEEHPIRLEFFGDEIDSMEYFSVENQRTLGKEVKQVTIYACRELIIDEHIKFLAQTYKQQMPEIAHMLEKIENGIYPQGFESLSSIFNHNIEPITKLISDDSIIVLQNIESIKKIYEDLEQTAQEFLEATWKYSQSEEETPIGIDTTSFYNISDLLATTKPTISKWYIGEIGEGEDIDTNITLPVNEIPNYNSNYKKLCSDLQNGIKTSKQIFISNPNITHLERLEKILNENDIPTRISSINAHKPTTYEPHIVHLLDTQATNGYEFEEIVFITHNDISSKINRNESKKNNIRKRQKAIDPMTLKPGDYIVHSYHGIGRFVELTSREIKKNTYREYIVIEYAPSIRGKENDKLFVPTDSLDRISKYTGGTPTLHKLGGSDWAKAKQKARKAIREITTELVQLYAKRANAKGYAFSPDTPWQRELESSFEHVETADQLTVIEEIKKDMEKPTPMDRLLCGDVGYGKTEVAVRAAFKAVQDGKQVAVLAPTTLLAQQHYETFSNRYLSFPVKVACLSRFTPDKQAEKILQELSEGTIDVIIGTHRLLTGRVTFKDLGLIIIDEEQRFGVEHKETLKQFKNNIDVLSMSATPIPRTLEMAVTGIREMSTLSTPPEERYPILTYVGAYKDRQVVAAIKRELLRDGQVFYVHNKVEDIDKVAHKIKNMIPQARIAVAHGKMNETQLEKIIVDFWNRQYDVLVCTTIVETGLDIPNVNTLIIDKAENFGLSQLHQLRGRVGRGNERAYAYFLYSENKTLTDTAQERLETIATNTDLGSGIRVALKDLEIRGAGNLLGGAQSGHIEGVGFDLYMRMLTETIEAFKGEYVPDVEIKIDLPFDTRIPEEYIPSENQRLEMYSKISSAKDNDALQEVLTELRDRFGYIDPKDISGLLSSIKVKFIAKKYGFEEIAVQGKYIRFAPIVLSESQLMRLMRLYPKTVIKQAIRAILVPLEELQKYADGAIDDFEFADKIEDSLKKIFDFGITIDKTRNSSVQEEKLQKAKEFAKGINKKRGIDKEHEKDSVSTENSKISKLNRSKPPKPKVDMSKFKSKSDYM, via the coding sequence ATGAAAGACAAAAGCACAAAAAGAACTATAAAACTACGGGATAAAGAACAAACAGTAACAAATAATTCCCCGGCTTTGAAAAACTACTTAGAAGAACTAGTAAAATCTGAAAAAATACAAGAGATAATACAAGAATCCAAAACACTAAATAACGTAAATATCAGCACTAACAAAAACATAGTACCACCAATTTTAGCGATACTTAGCAAATACTCACAGCAAATAAAAACTAAAAAACCCAGACAAATAGTGGCAGTAATACCCGATAGTAAAAACGCTCAAATAGTAGCTGAATACTTAAAATCTTTCACTCAAAACGTTGCTTATTTACCAGCATGGGAAACCTTGCCACATGAAAGACTATCACCACGTATAGACACAATGTCAATTAGAAACAAAGTACTGTCTAATTTAGTTATAAATAGTCAAAACTTAGCGGAAAATCAAGGTGAGTCTTTAGAAAATCCTATACAAATACTAGTTACATCCGCCAGAGCATTTGTGCAACCAATAATTATCAATGAAAAAAGATTCGAAAAAATAAACTTATCACTAAATCAAGAAATTGATTTTGAATACCTACAGGCTAACTTAACAAATATTGGTTATACTCGCGCAGAAGTAGTGTCTACAAGAGGAGAATATGCAGTACACGGCGGAATAATCGACATTTTTATCCCAACAGAAGAACACCCCATAAGATTAGAGTTCTTCGGCGATGAAATAGACAGCATGGAATACTTCTCAGTTGAAAATCAACGTACATTAGGTAAAGAAGTAAAACAAGTTACAATCTATGCTTGCAGAGAACTAATAATTGATGAGCATATAAAGTTTCTAGCACAAACATATAAACAACAAATGCCAGAGATAGCGCATATGCTTGAAAAAATAGAAAACGGCATATACCCTCAAGGATTTGAATCCCTCAGCTCTATTTTCAACCACAATATAGAACCAATAACTAAACTTATAAGCGATGACTCAATAATAGTTTTACAAAATATTGAAAGTATCAAAAAAATATACGAAGACCTCGAACAAACAGCTCAAGAATTCTTAGAAGCAACTTGGAAATACTCTCAATCAGAAGAAGAAACTCCAATAGGAATAGATACAACGTCGTTTTATAATATTTCAGATTTGCTAGCTACTACAAAGCCAACTATATCTAAATGGTATATAGGTGAAATAGGTGAAGGTGAAGATATAGATACAAACATAACTTTACCAGTCAATGAAATACCAAACTATAACTCTAATTACAAAAAACTATGTTCAGATTTACAAAATGGTATAAAAACAAGCAAACAAATATTTATATCAAACCCAAATATAACCCATTTGGAAAGACTTGAAAAAATATTAAACGAAAACGATATACCTACAAGAATAAGTAGCATAAATGCTCATAAACCGACCACATACGAACCACACATAGTACATCTTTTAGACACTCAAGCTACGAATGGCTATGAATTTGAAGAGATAGTTTTTATTACGCATAACGACATAAGTAGCAAAATAAACAGGAATGAGTCTAAGAAAAACAACATACGAAAAAGACAAAAAGCAATAGACCCAATGACTCTAAAACCTGGAGATTACATAGTCCACAGCTATCACGGAATAGGTCGTTTCGTAGAGTTAACATCTAGGGAAATAAAGAAAAACACATATCGAGAATATATAGTTATTGAATACGCTCCATCAATAAGAGGAAAAGAAAACGACAAGCTATTTGTTCCAACTGATAGCTTAGACAGAATCAGCAAATACACTGGAGGTACACCTACCTTACATAAACTAGGTGGAAGTGACTGGGCAAAAGCAAAACAAAAAGCTCGAAAAGCAATTAGAGAAATTACTACAGAACTAGTTCAACTATACGCTAAGAGAGCTAACGCGAAAGGCTATGCTTTCTCACCAGATACACCGTGGCAAAGAGAACTAGAAAGCTCTTTTGAACACGTAGAAACTGCTGATCAGCTAACTGTGATCGAAGAAATAAAGAAAGACATGGAAAAACCAACTCCAATGGATCGTTTGCTATGCGGAGATGTGGGATACGGAAAAACAGAAGTAGCGGTTAGAGCAGCCTTCAAAGCTGTACAAGATGGAAAACAAGTTGCAGTACTAGCCCCAACAACTTTGCTGGCACAACAGCACTACGAAACTTTCAGTAACCGCTATTTAAGCTTCCCAGTGAAAGTAGCGTGCTTATCGCGTTTCACACCAGATAAACAAGCAGAAAAAATCCTGCAAGAATTATCTGAAGGAACAATTGATGTAATCATAGGCACACATAGATTGCTCACAGGGCGAGTCACATTCAAAGATCTAGGGTTAATCATAATTGATGAAGAACAACGTTTTGGAGTTGAGCATAAGGAAACGCTAAAACAATTCAAAAATAATATAGATGTATTATCAATGAGTGCCACCCCAATACCTAGAACTCTAGAAATGGCAGTTACAGGCATTAGAGAAATGTCCACTTTATCAACTCCTCCTGAAGAGAGATACCCAATTTTAACTTACGTAGGAGCTTATAAAGATAGACAAGTAGTAGCTGCAATAAAACGAGAATTATTACGTGACGGCCAAGTATTTTATGTGCATAACAAAGTTGAAGATATAGATAAAGTTGCCCATAAGATAAAAAACATGATTCCACAAGCTCGCATAGCTGTAGCTCACGGAAAAATGAACGAAACTCAACTTGAAAAAATCATAGTCGACTTTTGGAATAGACAATACGATGTCCTTGTATGCACAACAATAGTTGAGACGGGCTTGGACATACCGAATGTTAATACTTTGATAATTGATAAAGCTGAAAACTTTGGGCTATCACAGTTACACCAATTACGAGGTAGAGTTGGTAGAGGCAATGAAAGAGCTTATGCGTACTTCTTATACAGCGAGAATAAAACACTCACTGATACAGCCCAAGAAAGACTCGAAACCATTGCTACCAACACTGACTTAGGCTCTGGAATTAGAGTGGCTTTGAAGGACCTAGAGATACGTGGTGCTGGAAACTTACTTGGGGGAGCGCAATCAGGACACATTGAGGGCGTAGGCTTTGATTTGTATATGCGAATGCTTACTGAAACAATAGAAGCTTTCAAAGGTGAATATGTACCAGATGTTGAGATAAAAATTGATTTACCATTTGACACACGTATACCTGAAGAGTATATACCTAGCGAAAATCAGCGTCTTGAAATGTACTCTAAAATTTCTTCAGCTAAAGATAACGATGCTTTACAAGAAGTGCTCACCGAACTACGTGACCGTTTCGGATATATTGATCCTAAAGATATATCAGGGTTGCTTTCCAGTATTAAAGTCAAATTTATTGCTAAGAAATATGGTTTTGAAGAGATAGCTGTGCAGGGTAAGTATATTAGATTTGCTCCAATAGTTTTAAGTGAATCCCAGCTCATGAGACTTATGCGTTTGTACCCGAAAACAGTTATAAAACAAGCAATCAGAGCGATATTAGTGCCCCTTGAAGAGTTACAAAAGTACGCTGATGGAGCAATAGATGACTTTGAGTTTGCTGATAAAATTGAGGACAGTTTAAAGAAAATTTTTGATTTTGGGATAACTATTGATAAAACAAGAAATAGTAGTGTTCAGGAAGAAAAACTTCAAAAAGCTAAAGAATTTGCTAAAGGTATAAATAAAAAACGAGGTATTGACAAGGAACATGAAAAAGACTCTGTATCTACGGAAAACAGCAAAATAAGTAAGTTGAACCGTTCAAAACCTCCAAAACCTAAGGTTGATATGTCTAAGTTTAAAAGTAAATCAGATTACATGTAG
- the eno gene encoding phosphopyruvate hydratase — MAGIEAIGAREILDSRGNPTVEVEVALEDGTVARSAVPSGASTGAFEAVEKRDGDISRYLGKGVEAAIDAVNEIIAPEIEGIESTEQRLIDNYLCELDGTDAKGKLGANAILGVSLAVANASAASSGLSLFRYIGGPGAHRLPVPMMNILNGGSHADSNVDIQEFMIAPIGASSFKEGLRWGAEVYHSLKAVLKKKGLSTGLGDEGGFAPNLESNRAALDLILSAIEKAGYTPGTQVALALDVASTEFFKENRYQFEGEEKTTEEMIYYYENLVTNYPLVSIEDPLSEDEWQAWVNLTEAVGDRVQLVGDDLFVTNPKRLAKGIQLGAANSLLVKVNQIGTLTETLEAVEQAHRSGYTTMTSHRSGETEDTFIADLSVATNSGQIKTGAPARGERICKYNQLLRIEEELGDAGVYAGRSAFPRAKF, encoded by the coding sequence ATGGCTGGAATTGAAGCAATCGGAGCTCGTGAAATATTGGATTCACGTGGCAACCCAACGGTTGAAGTTGAAGTTGCTTTAGAAGATGGCACAGTTGCCCGTTCAGCTGTCCCATCAGGTGCGTCAACAGGTGCTTTTGAAGCAGTTGAAAAAAGAGACGGAGATATAAGCCGTTATCTTGGCAAAGGTGTAGAAGCAGCAATAGATGCTGTGAACGAAATAATCGCACCTGAAATTGAAGGTATTGAATCAACTGAGCAACGTCTCATTGATAACTATTTATGTGAACTTGATGGCACTGATGCCAAAGGTAAATTGGGAGCAAATGCTATATTAGGAGTTTCTTTAGCTGTAGCTAATGCTTCTGCTGCTTCTTCTGGTTTGTCTTTATTTAGATATATTGGAGGTCCAGGAGCACATAGGCTTCCAGTACCAATGATGAATATTCTAAATGGTGGTAGTCATGCTGACTCAAATGTGGATATACAAGAATTTATGATAGCTCCTATCGGGGCTTCTAGTTTCAAAGAAGGATTGCGTTGGGGAGCTGAAGTTTACCATAGTTTGAAAGCTGTTTTGAAGAAAAAAGGGCTTTCAACAGGTCTGGGCGACGAAGGCGGATTTGCTCCAAATCTTGAATCAAATCGAGCAGCGTTGGATTTGATACTATCTGCTATTGAAAAAGCCGGGTATACACCTGGTACACAAGTTGCTTTAGCTTTGGACGTAGCATCTACTGAATTCTTCAAAGAAAACAGGTATCAGTTTGAAGGTGAAGAAAAAACTACGGAAGAAATGATTTACTACTACGAGAACCTAGTAACTAATTATCCACTAGTTTCAATCGAAGATCCTTTGAGTGAAGATGAATGGCAAGCCTGGGTAAATCTAACGGAAGCTGTTGGAGATAGGGTACAACTAGTTGGTGACGATTTATTTGTTACAAATCCAAAGCGTTTAGCAAAAGGGATACAACTAGGTGCTGCTAATTCATTGTTGGTTAAAGTAAACCAGATTGGTACTTTAACGGAGACTTTGGAAGCAGTCGAACAAGCACACCGTAGCGGATATACTACTATGACTTCTCACCGTAGCGGAGAAACTGAGGATACGTTTATTGCTGATCTTTCAGTTGCAACTAACTCTGGTCAAATAAAGACAGGTGCTCCAGCACGTGGTGAACGCATATGTAAATATAACCAGTTACTACGTATTGAAGAAGAGCTAGGTGATGCAGGAGTATATGCAGGACGCTCAGCCTTTCCAAGAGCAAAGTTTTAA